The following proteins are co-located in the Paludibaculum fermentans genome:
- a CDS encoding nucleotidyltransferase domain-containing protein — protein MSVYSQGSVRLGTSTAPIARAGFDADLVCQLPGYAWRSQPRNLFETVGEHLRALPGFRGDIQRKRRCWTLVFSPQFHVDVTPAIANENSQKEDVLVFDGPSQDWRISNPSGYAYWFNKRQRARAHCSAMPLVAVVQLLKRRRDLLLNGPDAPNSIVITTLAASVYSGEPTIVEALSNVLRGMLAALEGFDKHSAVTNPVTPSEVYSENWIGNSSAIKLFCRFLKDLQSRLAFAESARCEGQAAQHLHELFGVERGSIN, from the coding sequence ATGTCCGTGTACTCGCAAGGATCCGTTCGCCTCGGAACCTCAACAGCACCAATCGCCCGCGCAGGCTTCGATGCAGACCTCGTATGCCAGCTCCCGGGCTACGCTTGGCGATCTCAGCCCCGGAATCTGTTCGAGACCGTTGGAGAGCACCTAAGAGCGCTACCTGGATTTCGAGGCGACATCCAGAGGAAGCGGAGATGCTGGACACTGGTTTTTAGCCCTCAATTCCATGTTGATGTGACGCCGGCCATCGCGAACGAGAATTCGCAGAAAGAGGACGTTCTCGTGTTTGATGGGCCGTCTCAGGATTGGCGGATCTCCAATCCTTCCGGCTATGCATATTGGTTCAACAAGAGACAGCGGGCTAGGGCCCACTGCTCAGCAATGCCGCTCGTTGCAGTGGTTCAGTTGCTAAAGCGAAGGCGGGATTTGCTTCTTAATGGTCCGGATGCACCCAACTCAATCGTGATAACCACACTGGCTGCTTCCGTTTACTCCGGGGAACCCACGATCGTTGAAGCCTTGAGCAACGTCCTTCGAGGGATGCTCGCCGCACTTGAGGGCTTCGATAAGCACAGTGCTGTCACAAACCCCGTTACTCCATCCGAAGTATACTCTGAAAACTGGATCGGCAACTCCTCTGCGATCAAACTGTTCTGTCGATTTCTTAAGGATCTCCAGAGTAGGCTCGCTTTCGCTGAGAGCGCTCGATGTGAAGGACAGGCAGCCCAACACCTACATGAACTATTCGGGGTGGAACGCGGCAGCATTAACTAG
- a CDS encoding ISAzo13-like element transposase-related protein produces the protein MRQLLILADTDGSNSARKRTGKTELQAQLADTGGLAATVAHYPTGASNWIPIEHRQFSEISKNWVDEPLDSYHEILNFIRKTPTRTGLAVSAYLDRRHYPTGMEPTTEQLEHLRLYPYQTLPHWNYTIQPNL, from the coding sequence TTGCGCCAACTGCTGATTCTGGCCGATACCGACGGCAGCAACAGCGCCCGAAAGCGAACCGGGAAGACCGAACTGCAGGCTCAACTGGCCGACACCGGCGGTCTTGCCGCGACCGTCGCGCACTACCCGACCGGCGCCTCCAACTGGATTCCCATCGAGCACCGCCAGTTCTCCGAGATCTCGAAGAACTGGGTCGACGAACCGCTCGACAGCTACCACGAGATTCTCAACTTCATCCGCAAGACGCCCACGCGAACCGGCCTAGCTGTCTCGGCCTATCTCGATCGCCGCCACTATCCCACCGGCATGGAGCCAACCACGGAGCAACTAGAGCATCTGCGCCTATACCCATATCAGACGCTGCCTCATTGGAACTACACCATCCAACCGAATCTGTGA
- a CDS encoding ABC transporter permease, with protein sequence MKSGASTYEAFSIALASLRSAKLRSFLTLLGIILSTTTLIAVMAVINGMNVYVESKIADLGADGFVVTRFAFFGDWDPKKFLELQRKNPQLKPDEFEFLKQRATMVREMGMTSDHTADVTCRGERMEDVNITGGNANLNILNNIQTETGRYFTEGENANHRNVAFIGADLKEKYFANTDPVGKTIEIAGTAFQVIGVSKKIGSVFGQSQDNFVHIPIFTFFKMFGARTWLNFSLQAIDHGHFEQAMDEVRSLLRAYRHLRPGVDDNFMVFNSASIMGAWEKLTGAIAATAIAVVSVFMVVGGVVIMNIMLAVVTERTQEIGIRKSLGARRGDILKQFLVESAVLSGTGGLAGVTIAWVIALLVRSFTPVPMELPLSSVLVGVGLSATVGLFFGIYPASQAAKLDPIEALRAEK encoded by the coding sequence ATGAAATCCGGGGCCTCTACCTATGAGGCGTTCTCCATTGCGCTTGCCAGCCTGCGGAGCGCCAAACTGCGCAGCTTTCTAACCCTTCTGGGCATTATCCTCTCGACGACGACGCTGATCGCGGTCATGGCCGTGATCAACGGCATGAACGTCTACGTCGAGTCCAAGATTGCCGACCTCGGCGCCGACGGCTTCGTCGTGACCCGTTTTGCCTTTTTTGGCGACTGGGATCCCAAGAAGTTCCTGGAGCTGCAGCGGAAGAACCCCCAGCTGAAACCCGACGAGTTCGAGTTTCTGAAGCAGCGCGCGACGATGGTTCGCGAGATGGGGATGACAAGCGACCATACCGCCGACGTCACCTGCCGCGGTGAGCGGATGGAGGATGTGAATATCACAGGCGGCAATGCGAACCTGAACATTCTCAATAACATCCAGACTGAAACCGGACGCTACTTCACTGAGGGCGAGAACGCCAACCACCGCAACGTGGCCTTCATCGGCGCCGACCTCAAGGAGAAGTACTTCGCCAATACCGATCCTGTGGGTAAGACCATCGAGATCGCGGGCACGGCCTTCCAGGTGATCGGCGTATCCAAGAAGATCGGCAGTGTCTTCGGGCAATCCCAGGACAACTTCGTCCACATTCCCATCTTCACGTTTTTCAAGATGTTTGGAGCCCGCACGTGGCTCAACTTCTCCCTGCAGGCCATCGATCACGGGCACTTTGAGCAGGCCATGGACGAGGTCCGCTCGCTGTTGCGCGCTTACCGGCACCTGCGGCCCGGCGTGGACGATAACTTCATGGTCTTCAACTCGGCGTCCATCATGGGCGCGTGGGAGAAGCTGACCGGCGCCATCGCCGCGACAGCCATCGCCGTGGTGAGTGTTTTCATGGTCGTGGGCGGCGTCGTCATCATGAACATCATGCTGGCCGTGGTGACGGAGCGGACGCAGGAGATCGGCATCCGCAAGTCGCTGGGCGCCCGGCGCGGCGACATCCTGAAGCAGTTCCTGGTGGAGTCCGCCGTCTTATCAGGCACCGGAGGCCTGGCCGGGGTCACCATTGCCTGGGTGATCGCCCTGCTGGTGCGAAGTTTCACGCCGGTGCCGATGGAGTTGCCGCTGTCGTCGGTGTTGGTCGGCGTCGGATTGTCAGCCACGGTCGGCTTGTTCTTCGGCATCTACCCGGCGTCGCAGGCGGCCAAACTCGATCCGATTGAAGCTCTGAGGGCAGAGAAGTGA
- a CDS encoding ABC transporter permease yields the protein MKPYKINNFALILAGVGLAWDAIRGHKMRSFLTVLGVIIGTGTIIGVGSILTGFDGAVTNAIKGFGTDSVMVFKWQAGIRFGRRSREEAQRKALTYENAVAIRERCPSVKGVSPYLFPGRGLHKAHYRGNDVLQLNLGGTDENYVAGGNAEMKTGRFFSGFENLHKEPVVVIGEDINKNLFGAEDAVGKEVQVDGHSYRVIGVMVRPANSFPGQQDNRVLLPYFTMRKLEPSALEHMIVVSAYPGELPKAIDEVRGVLRQERRLKYNEPDNFGLSTAEQMIEDFRQVTSVTALVMVVLSSIGLLVGGIGVMNIMLVSVTERTKEIGVRKALGARKRDIIIQFLTEAVVLTFAGGLLGMLLGWVISKGAQLAFPSLPTTVPLWAAALGIVVSVGVGLFFGLWPASKAARLDPVEALRYE from the coding sequence GTGAAGCCATACAAAATAAATAACTTTGCCCTGATCCTGGCCGGCGTGGGCCTGGCCTGGGATGCGATCCGCGGTCATAAGATGCGCAGCTTTCTGACGGTGCTGGGCGTCATCATCGGCACCGGCACCATCATTGGGGTCGGCAGCATCCTGACGGGCTTCGACGGTGCGGTCACCAACGCCATCAAGGGCTTTGGCACTGACAGCGTCATGGTCTTCAAGTGGCAGGCAGGCATCCGGTTTGGCCGCCGTTCGCGGGAAGAGGCGCAGCGCAAGGCACTCACTTACGAGAACGCCGTTGCGATTCGGGAACGTTGCCCTTCGGTGAAAGGCGTCAGCCCCTACCTGTTCCCGGGCCGCGGCCTCCACAAAGCGCACTATCGGGGGAATGACGTCCTCCAGTTGAACCTGGGCGGGACGGACGAGAACTACGTCGCCGGCGGCAACGCCGAGATGAAGACCGGCCGGTTCTTCAGCGGGTTCGAGAACCTACACAAGGAACCGGTGGTCGTGATCGGCGAGGACATCAATAAGAATCTGTTTGGCGCCGAGGATGCGGTGGGCAAGGAAGTGCAGGTGGACGGCCACAGTTATCGAGTGATTGGCGTCATGGTCCGGCCGGCCAATTCCTTCCCCGGCCAGCAGGACAACCGGGTGCTGCTGCCCTACTTCACCATGCGCAAGCTGGAGCCGTCGGCACTGGAGCACATGATCGTCGTGTCGGCCTATCCCGGCGAGTTGCCGAAGGCGATCGACGAAGTGCGGGGCGTACTGAGGCAGGAGCGCCGGCTGAAGTACAACGAGCCCGACAACTTCGGACTCTCCACCGCCGAGCAGATGATCGAGGACTTCCGCCAGGTGACCAGCGTGACCGCCCTCGTCATGGTCGTACTCTCCTCCATTGGGCTGCTGGTGGGCGGTATCGGTGTGATGAACATCATGCTGGTGTCGGTGACGGAACGGACCAAGGAGATCGGCGTCCGCAAGGCGTTGGGCGCCCGCAAGCGCGACATCATCATCCAGTTCCTGACGGAGGCGGTGGTGCTCACCTTCGCCGGAGGACTGCTGGGGATGCTCCTGGGGTGGGTGATCTCCAAAGGCGCGCAACTGGCTTTCCCGAGTCTCCCGACGACCGTACCGCTGTGGGCCGCGGCCCTGGGCATCGTCGTCAGCGTGGGCGTCGGGCTGTTCTTCGGCCTGTGGCCCGCGAGCAAGGCCGCCCGGCTGGATCCCGTGGAAGCGCTCCGCTACGAGTAA
- a CDS encoding ANTAR domain-containing protein, whose product MAMETNTSQVSLLHRISSIVSSNRSVDEMLGEIVGMTVQVTGCDACLVYLLEQNSGEIVLRASQVPHAAEIGHLSMTIGQGVTGWVVENKSVVVLAENAPNDKRFMRLPGLVEDTYEAFCSVPLIAVGEVIGVINVHHKERHDHSPEEVSLITFIGEQMGGAIARARLEDENARLMEETQEMKRQLETRKLVERAKGILQYKFNLTEEEAYLRLRNESRRLRRPMRDLAEAIILTEDLARKASEPGTLDRDVEGD is encoded by the coding sequence ATGGCAATGGAAACCAATACCAGCCAAGTTTCACTTCTCCACAGAATCAGCAGCATCGTCAGCTCCAACCGGTCCGTGGACGAGATGCTGGGCGAAATCGTAGGTATGACGGTTCAGGTAACCGGATGCGACGCTTGTCTCGTCTACCTCCTGGAGCAGAACAGCGGAGAGATCGTTCTCCGGGCCTCCCAGGTCCCGCACGCCGCGGAAATCGGTCATCTCAGCATGACCATTGGCCAGGGCGTCACGGGTTGGGTGGTCGAAAATAAGAGCGTTGTCGTCCTGGCGGAAAATGCCCCGAACGACAAACGGTTCATGCGTTTGCCCGGTCTGGTCGAAGACACCTACGAAGCCTTTTGCTCCGTCCCGCTCATCGCGGTAGGCGAGGTAATCGGCGTCATTAACGTCCACCACAAGGAACGACACGATCATTCCCCCGAAGAAGTCTCCCTGATCACCTTTATCGGCGAACAGATGGGCGGCGCAATCGCTCGGGCTCGTCTCGAAGACGAAAACGCGCGCCTGATGGAAGAGACCCAGGAGATGAAGCGGCAGCTCGAGACCAGAAAGCTGGTTGAGCGCGCCAAGGGCATCCTCCAGTACAAGTTTAACCTGACCGAAGAGGAAGCTTACCTCCGGCTCCGCAACGAGAGCCGCCGCCTGCGGCGCCCCATGCGCGACTTGGCGGAAGCCATCATCCTTACTGAGGATCTGGCGCGCAAGGCTTCCGAACCCGGTACGCTCGACCGCGACGTCGAGGGCGATTAA
- a CDS encoding Abi-alpha family protein, whose translation MDANEIIKQAPDLLKGGAAIAGALKFTDIIKAILGPATAEIADRFRDEVRRYRYGRQLDCLRKAEEMAKRAGFTPKAVPIKLLFPLLEGASLEESEDLHTMWAALLANSSKAPEQPIVRIGFLDVLKHISKDSALLLNAIWKEVKQGLDFERSMGALPNPTNLLFVGEFTDVLRMYVALGVTTIGDEKKMATLAKVELGKVVLGDLKQFWTCVDELMREDILVYRIETERLDRMKGKERVDVENYYLTVFGIEFLRLCSPPGEIQL comes from the coding sequence ATGGACGCCAATGAAATTATCAAGCAGGCTCCAGATTTGCTCAAAGGCGGGGCCGCTATTGCTGGTGCCCTGAAGTTCACCGACATCATCAAGGCGATTCTTGGTCCCGCTACGGCTGAGATTGCAGATCGGTTCCGTGATGAAGTTCGGCGCTATCGCTACGGTCGCCAATTGGATTGTCTAAGAAAAGCAGAGGAGATGGCGAAGAGGGCCGGGTTCACCCCCAAGGCCGTTCCGATTAAGCTGTTGTTCCCGCTACTGGAAGGTGCATCGCTGGAAGAAAGCGAAGACCTCCATACTATGTGGGCGGCGTTACTTGCCAATTCCTCGAAAGCACCTGAGCAGCCAATCGTGCGGATCGGGTTTCTCGACGTGTTAAAGCACATCTCGAAGGACAGCGCACTGTTGCTCAATGCTATTTGGAAAGAAGTCAAACAAGGTTTAGACTTTGAGAGAAGCATGGGAGCATTGCCCAATCCCACGAATCTTCTTTTTGTCGGGGAGTTCACGGATGTTCTGCGAATGTACGTCGCCCTCGGTGTTACTACAATAGGTGATGAAAAGAAGATGGCGACTCTGGCGAAAGTGGAGCTAGGCAAGGTCGTTCTTGGTGACTTGAAGCAGTTTTGGACTTGCGTGGATGAACTGATGCGTGAGGACATTCTTGTGTATCGCATCGAAACGGAACGACTCGACCGGATGAAGGGAAAAGAAAGGGTGGATGTTGAAAATTACTACCTGACCGTTTTCGGCATTGAATTCTTGAGACTTTGCAGTCCACCAGGCGAGATCCAGCTTTAG
- a CDS encoding winged helix-turn-helix domain-containing protein — protein MLPVLRLVGDRKEHPLAEMRQRIADQLNLTEEELAERLASDSQTVVANRVAWAVQYLKSAGAIRAVARWTCWHVTLEFGREEIILQCSD, from the coding sequence ATGCTCCCTGTTCTGCGGCTCGTTGGAGACCGCAAGGAGCATCCACTCGCCGAGATGCGCCAGCGAATCGCTGATCAACTGAACCTCACCGAAGAGGAGTTGGCCGAGCGGCTTGCCAGCGATTCGCAGACCGTGGTTGCAAATCGGGTCGCATGGGCGGTTCAGTATTTGAAATCAGCGGGTGCGATCCGAGCCGTGGCAAGGTGGACGTGCTGGCATGTCACTCTCGAATTTGGACGAGAAGAAATCATTCTGCAGTGTAGTGATTGA
- a CDS encoding peptidoglycan-binding domain-containing protein: protein MPKNHTVAQPDHLARIAEKYHFFDYTIIWDDGANADLKTNRVNPNILYPGDVVVIPDKTPKTETRPTSRTYTFKVKPQPLQIRLMILDYDGEPAVCDFKFKIEGDSGAVSLADGKFRKPIQRAWENGSIRVDKLNILDVPMKVGWLDPVEYESGQVARLNNLGYNAGVVEKPDPLQLRSALEEFQCDNSLDITGVCDADTQAKLKEIHLC, encoded by the coding sequence GTGCCAAAGAACCACACCGTCGCGCAGCCCGATCACCTGGCCCGGATCGCCGAGAAGTACCACTTCTTCGACTACACGATCATCTGGGACGATGGCGCCAACGCCGATCTGAAGACCAACCGCGTCAACCCGAATATCCTTTACCCCGGCGACGTCGTCGTCATCCCGGATAAGACGCCCAAAACCGAAACCCGCCCCACCTCCCGCACCTACACCTTCAAGGTCAAGCCTCAGCCCCTCCAGATCCGCCTGATGATCCTCGACTACGACGGCGAACCCGCCGTCTGCGACTTCAAGTTCAAAATCGAAGGCGACTCCGGCGCCGTCAGCCTCGCCGACGGTAAGTTCCGCAAGCCCATCCAGCGCGCCTGGGAGAACGGCTCCATCCGGGTCGACAAGCTGAACATCCTCGACGTGCCCATGAAGGTCGGCTGGCTCGATCCCGTCGAATACGAGTCAGGCCAGGTCGCCCGCCTGAACAACCTCGGCTACAACGCCGGCGTCGTCGAGAAGCCCGACCCTCTGCAGCTCCGCTCCGCACTGGAGGAGTTCCAGTGCGACAATAGCCTGGACATCACCGGAGTATGCGACGCGGACACGCAAGCCAAATTGAAAGAGATCCATCTGTGCTAG
- a CDS encoding peptidoglycan-binding protein, with translation MADGGFAADHPPRPDQPFYVAPNFDGATERNAYRAQLIPVACWRVDNIRFEFDSSFVKPEIAAELTLLATKMKAHPKAPISIFGHADPVGKDDYNKKLSGRRATAIYAILTRNTDLWETLYKDKDDHWGLKSIQTMLTALGYDPGPATGFGSGKTTAAVKKFQGDDGTLDPDGDPGPLTREKLFQAYMDKTCVDDTGAAFQLTNDDFLARGADPDGKGDYQGCGEFNPVLIFSNAEEKEFKKPGKTKARNEANSPNRRVVIFLFRPNSIVTPGKWPCPLATEGGEGCTKRFWSDGETRRQNTDKRREYPVTHDTFACRFYDRIAFKSPCETIAPIPLATIDYKIWNARWEPAEGFCGDKVKLLADTDLPDGDAVQINFTPKQGASPNLTQQDTQSSAGKIEVEWEIHDVDFKSGAAFLEKVELEARFTAAKAAPATSNLLTVKSMRDTNEETFKRDDSWNGFGNHSEFKQKTDQFKTKLTANFKIVKSWGATYIDFRSIGFTGKDGGAPYDGHRWGRSTGVNAMAPNEYYDGSEWKSLPDGFTITAANYQAITFHKNGSSFVSANGGTWPEEFTDYDFNSAANVAKRAAWITETNSRWSDHFILRRSKCTSQKSTRCCVYDTQLELILTPVETFTAADHVVFVAPGNMRANAANWFMDAPDLSTAAHETGHRIGNPDEYKDGATDDTLTGDGAINGIDENCVMGQNMTKVKKRHLHAMVETHKKAIKNTFGRDYDYDTLNK, from the coding sequence ATGGCTGACGGCGGGTTTGCGGCCGACCATCCGCCGCGTCCGGACCAACCGTTCTACGTCGCCCCCAACTTCGACGGTGCAACGGAGCGCAACGCTTACCGTGCCCAGTTGATCCCCGTCGCCTGCTGGCGCGTCGACAACATCCGCTTCGAGTTCGACTCCTCGTTCGTCAAGCCCGAAATCGCCGCCGAACTCACCCTCCTCGCCACCAAGATGAAGGCCCACCCCAAGGCCCCCATCTCGATCTTTGGGCACGCCGACCCCGTCGGCAAGGACGACTACAACAAGAAGCTCAGCGGCCGCCGCGCCACCGCCATCTACGCCATCCTCACCCGCAACACCGACCTGTGGGAGACCCTCTACAAGGACAAGGATGACCACTGGGGCCTGAAGTCCATCCAGACCATGCTCACCGCCCTGGGCTACGACCCCGGCCCGGCCACCGGCTTCGGCTCCGGCAAAACCACCGCCGCCGTCAAGAAGTTCCAGGGCGACGACGGCACACTCGACCCCGATGGCGACCCCGGCCCGCTCACCCGCGAGAAGCTGTTCCAGGCCTACATGGACAAGACCTGCGTCGACGATACCGGCGCGGCCTTCCAACTGACCAACGACGACTTCCTGGCCCGCGGCGCCGACCCCGATGGCAAGGGCGACTACCAGGGCTGCGGCGAATTCAATCCCGTGCTCATCTTCTCCAACGCCGAGGAGAAGGAGTTCAAGAAGCCCGGCAAAACCAAGGCGCGCAACGAGGCCAACTCCCCCAACCGCCGCGTCGTCATCTTCCTGTTCCGCCCCAACAGCATCGTCACCCCGGGCAAATGGCCCTGCCCGCTCGCCACCGAGGGCGGCGAAGGCTGCACCAAACGCTTCTGGTCCGATGGCGAGACCCGCCGCCAGAACACCGACAAGCGCCGCGAATACCCCGTCACCCACGACACCTTCGCCTGCCGCTTCTACGACCGCATCGCCTTCAAGTCCCCCTGCGAGACCATCGCCCCCATCCCCCTGGCCACCATCGATTACAAGATCTGGAACGCCCGCTGGGAACCGGCCGAAGGCTTCTGCGGCGACAAGGTCAAGCTGCTGGCCGATACTGACCTGCCCGACGGCGACGCTGTCCAGATCAACTTCACGCCCAAGCAGGGCGCCTCGCCCAACCTCACCCAGCAGGACACCCAGAGCAGCGCCGGCAAGATTGAAGTCGAATGGGAGATCCACGACGTCGACTTCAAGAGCGGAGCCGCTTTCCTCGAGAAGGTCGAACTCGAAGCCAGGTTCACCGCCGCCAAGGCCGCGCCGGCCACCTCCAACCTCCTCACCGTCAAGTCCATGCGGGACACGAACGAGGAGACCTTCAAGCGTGACGACTCCTGGAACGGCTTCGGGAACCACTCCGAGTTCAAGCAGAAGACCGATCAGTTCAAGACCAAACTCACCGCCAACTTCAAAATCGTCAAGTCATGGGGCGCTACCTATATCGACTTCCGCTCCATTGGCTTCACCGGCAAGGATGGCGGCGCGCCTTATGACGGACACCGCTGGGGCCGCAGCACCGGAGTCAACGCCATGGCCCCTAACGAGTACTACGACGGCTCCGAGTGGAAGTCGCTGCCCGACGGCTTCACCATCACCGCCGCCAACTACCAGGCCATCACTTTCCACAAGAACGGCTCCAGCTTCGTCTCGGCCAACGGCGGGACCTGGCCCGAGGAATTCACAGACTACGATTTCAACTCCGCCGCCAACGTCGCCAAACGCGCCGCCTGGATCACCGAAACCAACAGCCGCTGGAGCGATCACTTCATCCTCCGCCGGTCCAAGTGCACCTCTCAGAAAAGCACCCGCTGCTGCGTCTACGACACCCAACTCGAATTGATCCTCACCCCGGTGGAGACCTTCACCGCGGCCGACCACGTCGTCTTCGTGGCCCCAGGGAACATGCGCGCCAACGCCGCCAACTGGTTCATGGACGCCCCCGACCTCTCCACCGCCGCCCATGAGACCGGCCACCGCATCGGCAACCCCGACGAATACAAGGACGGCGCCACCGACGACACCCTCACCGGCGACGGAGCCATCAACGGCATCGACGAAAACTGCGTCATGGGCCAGAACATGACCAAGGTCAAAAAGCGCCACCTCCACGCCATGGTCGAAACTCACAAGAAAGCCATCAAGAACACCTTCGGCCGCGACTACGACTACGACACCCTGAACAAGTGA
- a CDS encoding YheT family hydrolase produces MRPFLPYFRNPHLSTLAGNFWKRAIDEARFPTRAVLYGTEPGTQVLIHENRPAGEALGEVFLHHGLEGSSGSGYMISLAQCLLEAGFAVHRINMRSCGGTEALTPTLYHSGLTQDVRAILDQFRREGRGPRFLIGFSLGGNVTLKFAGESGEAALDLVSGVCAVSTPIDLHACVRRLGARENWVYERRFVRGLKARYQRRHMSHPDLFPLDGIESVHTVFDFDNTFTARAFQFGDAPNYYATQSALRFLQGIRVPTLMVQSKDDPMIPYDLFEGAEVRGNPNITLIPTEHGGHLGFIARDQPRFWLDPLLRDWILQQRNKQGVCSV; encoded by the coding sequence TTGCGGCCGTTTCTACCCTATTTCCGCAACCCTCACCTCTCCACTCTCGCCGGAAATTTCTGGAAGAGGGCGATCGATGAAGCTCGTTTTCCCACCCGCGCCGTGCTCTACGGCACTGAGCCCGGCACCCAAGTCTTAATCCACGAGAACCGGCCCGCGGGCGAAGCGCTCGGCGAAGTCTTCCTGCATCATGGCTTGGAAGGCTCCAGCGGCAGCGGGTACATGATCTCGCTGGCGCAATGCCTGCTCGAAGCCGGCTTTGCCGTGCATCGCATCAATATGCGGAGCTGCGGCGGTACAGAGGCGCTCACCCCCACCCTCTACCACTCCGGCCTGACACAGGACGTCCGGGCCATCCTCGACCAGTTTCGCAGGGAGGGCCGCGGTCCCCGCTTCCTCATCGGATTTTCCCTGGGCGGCAACGTCACCCTGAAGTTCGCCGGAGAATCAGGCGAGGCTGCCCTGGATCTCGTGTCCGGAGTCTGCGCCGTCTCCACGCCCATCGACCTGCACGCCTGCGTCCGGCGCCTGGGTGCCAGGGAGAACTGGGTCTACGAGCGGCGCTTCGTGCGCGGCTTGAAGGCCCGCTACCAGCGCCGCCACATGAGCCACCCCGATCTGTTTCCGTTGGATGGGATCGAGTCGGTCCACACCGTGTTCGATTTCGACAACACGTTCACGGCCCGTGCGTTTCAATTCGGTGACGCGCCCAACTATTACGCCACCCAGTCGGCCCTGCGGTTCCTCCAGGGCATTCGAGTCCCCACCCTGATGGTGCAGTCAAAAGACGATCCGATGATCCCCTACGACCTGTTCGAGGGAGCGGAGGTACGTGGAAACCCGAACATCACCCTCATCCCGACGGAGCATGGGGGCCATTTGGGCTTTATCGCCCGGGACCAGCCCAGATTCTGGCTGGACCCTCTTTTACGCGATTGGATTTTACAGCAGCGGAACAAACAGGGTGTTTGCTCCGTCTAG
- a CDS encoding CBASS cGAMP-activated phospholipase, which translates to MSKFRVLCLDGGGIKGAFTAAVLADLERMLESPIVSYFDLVVGTSTGGIIALALGLGVRSEDIRKFYEEHGPTIFPSTGVHRRLGRILKHIFRPKHSSEVLRQTLTTVLGARKLGESVTRLAIPCFDCNAGRIQMFKTAHHDRFVHDFRVAAVDVALATSAAPTYFSAFNTAEGQSFLDGGVWANCPVMVGLLEAMYVLNIPPEDVHILSLGTTDDPFDVSRVKRIGGLLSWGTTAVTLIMRAQADAAISQARLVIGERLLRLDAIVRPGRFTLDDSSRISELVGLGKFTAKDRFEVVAERFFGNVAAPFIPCHTLSAAVQVPEVLKNYKFMGH; encoded by the coding sequence ATGAGCAAGTTTAGGGTACTGTGCCTCGATGGAGGCGGCATCAAGGGCGCGTTTACGGCTGCAGTTCTGGCTGACCTAGAGCGTATGCTCGAGTCCCCAATTGTGTCCTACTTTGATTTAGTTGTAGGAACCTCAACGGGAGGCATTATTGCTTTGGCACTCGGGCTTGGAGTTCGTTCCGAGGACATCCGTAAATTCTATGAAGAGCACGGCCCCACAATTTTTCCAAGCACTGGAGTCCACAGGCGCCTTGGGCGTATTCTGAAGCACATCTTCCGACCAAAGCACTCCAGTGAAGTCCTGCGACAGACTTTGACAACTGTATTGGGTGCGCGGAAACTCGGAGAGTCAGTTACTAGACTTGCAATTCCATGTTTCGACTGCAACGCCGGGCGCATCCAAATGTTTAAGACCGCTCACCACGATCGATTTGTTCACGACTTCAGAGTTGCGGCCGTTGACGTCGCGTTGGCAACTTCTGCCGCGCCAACATACTTTTCGGCTTTCAACACGGCAGAAGGGCAGAGCTTTCTTGATGGCGGCGTCTGGGCGAATTGCCCTGTGATGGTTGGCTTGCTCGAGGCAATGTATGTGCTGAATATTCCGCCCGAGGATGTGCATATCTTAAGTCTCGGCACGACTGACGACCCCTTCGATGTTTCTAGAGTCAAGCGAATCGGCGGCCTGCTTTCATGGGGAACGACTGCAGTCACACTGATCATGCGCGCCCAAGCGGACGCGGCTATTTCGCAGGCGCGTCTAGTAATCGGAGAGCGGTTGCTGCGGCTTGACGCTATCGTTCGTCCAGGCCGGTTTACTTTGGATGATTCAAGCCGGATTTCCGAACTCGTGGGTCTTGGCAAGTTCACAGCTAAGGATCGCTTCGAGGTCGTCGCGGAGCGGTTCTTCGGCAATGTTGCCGCTCCATTCATCCCCTGCCACACCTTGTCCGCCGCGGTGCAAGTTCCAGAGGTCCTTAAGAACTATAAGTTCATGGGGCACTAA